A portion of the Gossypium arboreum isolate Shixiya-1 chromosome 8, ASM2569848v2, whole genome shotgun sequence genome contains these proteins:
- the LOC108468427 gene encoding uncharacterized protein LOC108468427, translating into MDWLSEHGVILDCYKKKFTVQNDSGDLIEVNSIWTTGSIHIISTIKVGKLLYQEELPRLPPNREVEFVIEVYLGTDPVSIPPYHMSPKELKELKVQLQDLLDREVLFLVHCISENGIRVDPKKIEAIVQWKIPKSVSEANVVADALSKKVAIELRAIFARLSITNDGSILAKLRIKPIMFEQIRSAQLEDDKLLNKREMVQIGTVENFSIDDQGCLRYRDRICVLTDSEFKELILREAYDSLFALHPEGTKMYWNLRELYWWPGMKKDIVEYDFITMDFVTGLPLSASKKNAIWVIVNRLTKSAHFTAVKTDWSLQKLAEVYIREIVRLHGIQYQ; encoded by the exons ATGGACTGGCTATCGGAACATGGGGTAATTTTGGACTGTTATAAAAAGAAGTTCACTGTTCAAAATGATAGTGGTGATCTGATTGAAGTAAACAGTATTTGGACCACTGGATCAATTCATATTATCTCGACAATCAAAGTTGGGAAGCTTCTTTATCAAG aagaattacctagATTACCCCCTAATCGAGAggttgaatttgtgattgaagtatATCTGGGTACAGATCCAGTGTCAATACCTCCGTATCATATGTCACCTAAGGAGCTCAAAGAATTGAAAGTACAACTACAAGATCTATTGGATCGAG AGGTTTTATTCCTTGTTCATTGCATATCGGAaaatggaattagagtggatccaaagaagattgaagccatTGTTCAGTGGAAAATTCCAAAAAGTGTATCTGAG gctaacgtggtagcAGATGCATTGAGTAAGAAGGTAGCAATTGAATTGCGAGCAATATTTGCACGACTCAGTATTACTAATGATGGAAGTATTTTGGCCAAGTTGAGAATAAAGCCGATAATGTTTGAACAAATTAGATCAGCACAGTTGGAAGATGACAAATTATTGAATAAAAGAGAGATGGTACAGATTGGTACAGTAGAGAATTTTAGTATTGATGATCAGGGATGTTTAAGATATCGTGACCGAATTTGTGTTCTAACTGATTCTGAATTTAAAGAATTGATTCTTCGAGAAGCTTATGACAGTCTATTTGCTTTGCACCCTGAAGGCACGAAGATGTATTGGAACTTACGAgaactttattggtggcctggtatgaagaaAGATATAGTTGAATAT GATTtcattacgatggattttgtgacagggctGCCACTATCAgcaagtaagaaaaatgctatCTGGGTCATCGTTAATCGACTTaccaagtctgctcactttaCAGCAGTTAAGACTGATTGGTCATTGCAGAAACTTGCCGAGGTATACATTCGAGAAATTGTTAGACTACATGGAATCCAGTATCAATAA
- the LOC108486763 gene encoding AAA-ATPase At5g57480, which produces MREYWNSFASLLGVLAFCQSLLQLIFPPQLRFLCLKFFNRIFHLFSSYCYFDITEIDGVNTNELYNAVQLYLSSFISINGSRLSLTRALNSSAITFGLSNNDCIVDTFSGVTVLWEHVVIQRQSQTFSWRPFPEEKRGFTLRIKKKNKSLILDSYLDYIMERSNEIRRKNQDRLLYTNSRGGSLDSRGHPWESVPFKHPSTFDTLAMHPQKKQEIMDDLEDFANGQSFYQKTGRAWKRGYLLYGPPGTGKSSMIAAMANYLSYDIYDLELTEVHNNSELRKLLMKTSSKSIIVIEDIDCSVNLTNRKKNNKRNYCDPEVRCGSGSACGGEDGGNSITLSGLLNFTDGLWSCCGSERIFVFTTNHIEKLDPALLRSGRMDMHIYMSYCSYHALKILLKNYLGYEESDLDYHVLKELSDVVDKAEMTPADISEVLIKNRNYKQKAVTELLEAMKTRADRNFKCGSLRDKISDEEEQEKRALETPNEGSEFEEPCKEGENKEKMKS; this is translated from the coding sequence ATGAGAGAGTACTGGAACTCATTTGCTTCACTTCTAGGGGTGTTGGCCTTTTGCCAAAGCCTCCTCCAACTCATTTTCCCACCCCAACTCCGCTTTCTCTGTCTCAAGTTCTTCAACCGTATCTTCCATTTGTTCTCTTCCTACTGCTACTTCGACATCACTGAAATCGACGGCGTTAACACCAACGAACTCTATAACGCTGTCCAACTCTATCTCAGCTCCTTTATTTCCATCAACGGCAGCCGCTTGAGCCTCACTCGCGCTCTCAATTCAAGCGCCATTACCTTCGGCCTCTCCAACAATGACTGCATCGTCGATACGTTCAGTGGTGTCACCGTGCTTTGGGAACACGTTGTGATCCAAAGGCAATCCCAGACCTTTTCTTGGCGACCATTTCCGGAAGAGAAAAGAGGTTTCACTCTCCGAATCAAGAAGAAAAACAAGTCCTTGATTCTTGATTCCTACCTGGATTACATAATGGAGAGGTCTAATGAAATCCGAAGGAAGAACCAAGACAGGCTTTTGTACACCAATTCTCGTGGTGGGTCTTTGGATTCCAGGGGACATCCTTGGGAGTCCGTTCCATTTAAGCATCCAAGCACCTTTGACACATTGGCTATGCATCCCCAGAAGAAGCAAGAGATCATGGATGATCTTGAGGATTTCGCCAACGGTCAGTCCTTTTACCAGAAGACTGGGAGAGCCTGGAAGCGGGGTTACTTGCTCTACGGTCCGCCAGGGACTGGGAAATCCAGCATGATTGCAGCCATGGCAAATTACTTAAGCTATGATATCtatgatcttgaattgactgAGGTCCATAATAATTCTGAGCTGAGGAAGCTGTTGATGAAAACAAGCTCCAAATCCATCATTGTGATTGAAGATATTGATTGTTCGGTCAATTTAACTAACAGGAagaagaataacaaaaggaactACTGTGATCCTGAAGTGAGATGTGGGTCAGGTTCTGCATGTGGTGGTGAAGATGGAGGAAACTCCATCACTCTTTCAGGGCTGCTGAATTTCACTGATGGGCTATGGTCTTGTTGTGGGAGTGAAAGGATTTTCGTCTTCACCACAAACCACATTGAGAAACTTGACCCTGCATTGCTCAGAAGTGGTAGGATGGATATGCACATTTACATGAGCTACTGTTCATATCATGCGTTGAAGATATTGCTGAAGAATTATTTGGGGTACGAGGAAAGTGATTTGGATTACCATGTTTTGAAGGAACTGTCGGATGTAGTTGACAAGGCAGAGATGACACCTGCTGATATCAGCGAAGTTTTAATCAAGAACCGCAACTACAAGCAAAAGGCTGTCACTGAATTGTTGGAGGCCATGAAGACCCGCGCTGACAGGAATTTCAAGTGTGGGAGTTTGAGGGACAAAATTTCAGATGAAGAAGAACAGGAGAAAAGGGCTTTGGAAACTCCTAATGAAGGGTCAGAATTTGAAGAGCCTTGCAAGGAAGGAGAGAATAAGGAGAAAATGAAATCATAG